One part of the Augochlora pura isolate Apur16 chromosome 3, APUR_v2.2.1, whole genome shotgun sequence genome encodes these proteins:
- the LOC144467821 gene encoding uncharacterized protein LOC144467821 — MSQPQLTTDLDVPESPQHSCQCSAMSSMDSMRAQRDRAERAVGSTRISNNQELPRGLEALQSAFEPIRRLESPLSHQESQQINLENSRSVDIMDHQSGLSPNPRSIESQGAILSRHGQQQQQQQQQHGLSCSPRNLDLSRNLAFEAARRVQESGSGLQDNQHSLTSSPSPLLEASAGLLEASAKDLDKQLEDHAAGLSPKQQAAPGKDKLKNIQQVLNPYQHHHEPASADRNVHGHFHGDGHAHVHKHGTDNFRSGGNLDGAEGLMGFQQHQRQHTHHHHGNAKATSIGHHHGPATVHHPHGPQGMTGHHHGNLAPSLAGHVHGNPGPLSGPGPNPMSQAAVGNPNTHHHPNASSGMAHRASPTSHHRLASAAALSSHYPTNPGFAGDHHGTSSAMSGASSNSSMLNHGGSPAVHRHAVNANSSLSTTPLAGHHRGSSSGSLTGHSSVNHHHVSSGISCESSSSNANTRTHSRLDHVHDHHHHLQQVHALHPGHPDSRQRDRAPSSLEHHSHHHGHIHSHGHQHSQNNDTKNSSLIGVDSIQVSAPSKSKCQCHVMQTAGNKRGQEGESDASVEVASRTHQPPALPPRPPPRPTRRYETTSANQCHTGEGGCCKKYVVLCCLCGGLSAAVGSLFLAVHAVLSAHTASLALFETVPSYIPGIMLILMGLFTMLLARRKHRYGLLMKVCGSVGVVCALVCVLVTVTTTVIHMSRLQGLRKCVYTVKARSCTCYGAPEGDPGVLFEGTPHCEAVHGALHACLRALFGVSVAGILACIFSCMLVYQLLSHEKKKMYWEQLELRCRSLYGQGGTVGPPTGSCGCCNDCGGASPWWAQTPGNLYTPNPDLAPSRRWRLPWSRSRGPAPSPDSNYGFHTQARQTEANAENANGPYSVLNSQPSGPYSVLNTQNGPYTPSTASYSVLETPVPLWGPPPPYSDPNSPARRPQVAEQRPRIAKRIENFENNEDHRPRPAKRPSDNYENAEEISNSTDPEGVNEGTMKSRRIRKPLKGVENGAFQQEANPGPKQSESELYFGDVSSCCGPESSFYDLAVEKEGAEHSEGVDYLAARLGKRQLSKRSRLPLPLPSDSGDIPSDNYANSDEPRTARGPFLAPDAQYEVIQQGRYSYYASKDDEQLQEGPATSGYFRVEETDRARDRDYRDYRSSQEEETPQCCLSDSTTLDSGWQSGEQQQSDDNVRPVNV; from the exons ATGTCCCAGCCGCAATTAACCACCGACCTGGACGTTCCGGAAAGTCCGCAACACTCTTGCCAATGCTCGGCGATGAGCAGCATGGACTCGATGAGAGCGCAACGGGACAGGGCGGAGAGGGCCGTGGGAAGCACAAGAATTTCCAACAATCAAGAACTCCCTAGGGGTCTGGAGGCTCTCCAGAGCGCCTTCGAGCCGATAAGGAGATTGGAAAGTCCGCTGTCCCACCAGGAAAGCCAACAGATCAATTTGGAGAACAGTAGGTCGGTCGATATCATGGATCATCAATCGGGCCTGTCGCCGAATCCGCGGTCGATCGAGAGCCAGGGAGCGATTTTGTCGAGGCACggccagcagcagcagcagcagcagcagcagcacggTCTCTCGTGCAGCCCGAGGAACTTGGATCTCTCTCGAAACTTGGCGTTCGAGGCCGCGAGGCGAGTTCAGGAATCCGGCAGCGGCCTGCAGGATAACCAACACAGCCTAACTTCGAGCCCTAGCCCTTTGTTGGAGGCGAGCGCTGGCTTGCTGGAAGCGTCCGCGAAAGATCTGGACAAGCAGTTGGAGGATCATGCGGCCGGGTTATCGCCAAAGCAGCAGGCCGCGCCGGGCAAAGATAAGCTGAAGAATATTCAGCAGGTCTTGAATCCTTATCAGCACCATCACGAGCCGGCGTCGGCGGATCGCAACGTCCACGGGCATTTCCACGGGGACGGTCACGCGCACGTCCACAAGCACGGCACGGACAACTTCCGGAGCGGCGGGAATTTGGACGGGGCCGAGGGGCTGATGGGATTTCAGCAGCACCAGCGGCAGCACACTCATCATCACCACGGGAACGCGAAGGCCACGAGCATCGGCCATCACCACGGGCCGGCCACCGTGCATCATCCGCACGGACCGCAAGGAATGACGGGCCATCATCACGGGAACCTGGCGCCGAGCCTCGCCGGCCACGTCCACGGGAATCCTGGTCCGCTGAGCGGACCCGGCCCGAATCCGATGAGCCAGGCCGCCGTCGGCAACCCTAACACGCATCATCATCCGAACGCGTCTTCCGGCATGGCTCACAGAGCCTCGCCGACCAGTCATCATCGCCTGGCCAGCGCCGCGGCGCTGAGCAGTCATTATCCGACGAACCCGGGGTTCGCCGGCGATCATCACGGGACGTCCAGCGCCATGAGCGGCGCGTCCTCGAATTCGAGCATGCTGAATCACGGCGGTTCACCGGCGGTTCATCGGCACGCGGTGAACGCCAACAGCAGCCTGTCGACCACACCCCTGGCCGGTCATCATCGCGGCAGCTCGTCTGGCAGCTTGACCGGACACTCCAGCGTGAACCATCATCATGTCAGCTCCGGCATATCCTGCGAGTCCTCCTCGTCGAACGCTAACACGAGAACGCACAGCCGACTCGACCACGTTCACGACCATCATCATCATCTGCAGCAAGTGCACGCGCTGCACCCGGGCCACCCCGACTCCAGACAGAGGGACCGGGCACCGTCCAGTCTCGAGCACCATAGCCACCATCATGGCCACATTCATAGTCACGGGCATCAGCACTCGCAAAACAATGATACCAAAAACTCCTCGCTCATCGGGGTCGACTCGATACAG GTGTCGGCTCCTTCCAAGAGCAAGTGTCAATGCCACGTGATGCAGACTGCGGGGAACAAGAGGGGGCAAGAGGGCGAGAGCGACGCCAGCGTTGAAGTGGCGTCGAGAACGCATCAACCGCCAGCATTGCCGCCTAGACCACCCCCTAGGCCGACCAGGCGGTACGAAACAACGTCTGCCAATCAAT gCCACACCGGCGAGGGCGGCTGCTGCAAGAAGTACGTGGTCCTTTGTTGTCTGTGCGGCGGGCTGAGCGCCGCGGTCGGCAGTCTCTTTTTGGCGGTGCACGCGGTCCTTTCAGCCCACACGGCCAGCCTAGCACTCTTTGAGACTGTACCGTCTTACATTCCTGGCATAATG TTAATTTTAATGGGGCTGTTCACCATGCTGCTCGCGAGGCGGAAGCACAGATACGGGCTTCTG ATGAAAGTTTGCGGCTCCGTCGGCGTCGTGTGCGCCCTGGTCTGCGTACTGGTCACCGTCACCACCACCGTCATCCATATGTCGCGGCTGCAAGGTCTACGGAAATGCGTGTACACTGTCAAAGCAAG GTCGTGCACGTGTTACGGAGCCCCGGAAGGAGACCCCGGAGTGCTCTTCGAGGGCACGCCGCACTGCGAGGCCGTCCACGGCGCGCTCCACGCTTGCCTGAGAGCCCTGTTCGGCGTCTCGGTCGCCGGAATCCTCGCCTGCATATTCTCCTGCATGCTGGTCTACCAGTTGCTGAGTcacgagaagaagaagatgtaCTGGGAGCAGTTGGAGCTGAGATGCAGATCGCTGTACGGCCAGGGGGGCACCGTGGGACCGCCGACAGGATCTTGCGGGTGCTGCAACGATTGCGGCGGCGCGAGTCCGTGGTGGGCCCAGACCCCGGGAAACCTGTACACGCCTAATCCAGACCTGGCACCATCCAG AAGATGGCGGCTGCCTTGGTCGAGATCCAGGGGACCAGCGCCGAGCCCGGACTCCAATTACGGCTTTCACACTCAGGCCAGGCAGACGGAGGCGAACGCCGAGAACGCGAACGGACCCTACAGCGTGCTCAACTCGCAACCGAGCGGGCCCTACTCCGTCCTGAACACTCAGAACGGGCCTTATACGCCGAGCACAGCATCCTACAGCGTCCTGGAGACTCCTGTGCCGCTTTGgggaccgccgccgccgtacAGCGACCCCAACAGCCCCGCCAGGAGACCCCAAGTGGCCGAGCAGAGGCCCAGGATCGCCAAACGGATAGAGAACTTCGAGAACAATGAAG ATCACAGACCTAGGCCAGCGAAGCGTCCCTCGGATAATTACGAGAATGCCGAGGAGATATCGAACAGCACCGACCCTGAGGGAGTCAACGAGGGCACCATGAAGAGCAGGAGGATCAGGAAGCCCTTGAAGGGAGTGGAGAACGGTGCGTTTCAACAGGAAGCGAACCCAGGGCCCAAGCAATCCGAGAGCGAACTGTACTTTGGCGATGTGAGCTCTTGCTGCGGCCCTGAAAGTAGTTTCTACGACCTGGCTGTGGAAAAAGAAG GTGCGGAGCACTCGGAAGGCGTCGACTACCTAGCAGCTCGATTAGGCAAACGACAGTTGTCGAAACGGTCCAGACTGCCTCTCCCGCTGCCATCGGACAGCGGCGACATACCGTCCGACAATTATGCGAATAGCGACGAGCCCAGGACCGCCAGAGGACCGTTCCTAGCTCCCGACGCGCAGTACGAGGTGATCCAGCAAGGACGATACTCGTACTACGCGTCGAAGGACGACGAGCAGCTTCAGGAGGGCCCAGCTACGTCGGGATACTTCAGAGTGGAAGAGACCGACAGAGCCAGGGACAGAGACTATAGAGACTATAGAAGCAGCCAGGAGGAGGAGACGCCTCAGTGCTGTCTCAGCGATTCGACCACGTTGGACTCTGGCTGGCAGAGCGGCGAACAGCAGCAGTCCGACGACAATGTTCGACCGGTGAACGTGTAA